GGCAAGCGCCTAGCCATTACCGTTTGCGAGGATTTGTGGGACGATCAGCCAATCGCTAACCGCTTTGGGAAAAATCGCCTCTACCGTACCTCGCCCATGGAGATGCTGGCTGCCCAAAATCCCGATCTGGTTATCAACATTGCCGCATCGCCCTTTTCGCACGATAAGGTGCAGGAGCGGCTATCTGTCTTTTTGGGCAACGTGCGCCGCTTTGGGCTGCCTGTTGTTTACGTCAACCAGGTGGGTGCCAACACCGACCTCATCTTCGATGGCTCGTCGATGGTACTCTCGTCGGAGGGCGAGGTTTGCCTGCAGCTGAAGTCGTTTGAGGAGGACTTTAGCGTGGTGGACGTGGAGGCGCTACAGCCTGCTATTGTGGACGAGCGCACGTCTATTGCCCGCATCCACGATGCGCTGGTGCTGGGTATCCGCGACTACTTTGGCAAGATGGGCTTCCGAAGCGCCGTGCTGGGGCTTTCGGGAGGGATCGACTCGGCGGTGGTTTCGGCCTTAGCCGTAGAGGCGCTTGGTGCCGAAAACGTTCGGGTGGTGATGATGCCCTCGCGCTACTCTACCGACCACTCGGTGAGCGACGCTGTGGTGCAGGCTCAAACCATGAACATTAAGTACGATATCGTGGCGATAGAGGAGGGGTATAAGGCCTTTGAAAAGATGCTCGATCCTATTTTTGGCAACCTGCCGTTTAACGTGGCCGAGGAGAATATTCAGGCGCGTATCCGCGGAATTATCGTTATGGGGATATCCAACAAATTTGGGAATCTGGTGCTAAATACCACCAACAAGAGCGAGGCTGCCGTGGGCTACGGCACGCTATACGGCGATATGAACGGCT
The Alistipes sp. ZOR0009 genome window above contains:
- a CDS encoding NAD+ synthase, with the translated sequence MKIALAQLNYHVNNFDANVAKIKQGIDRAKAQGADLVVFSELAVCGYPPHDLLERREFVERCEQAIADIAGHTHGVAAIVGAPSVNPSERGKMLFNSAYFLADGQVRHITNKTLLPTYDVFDEYRYFEPNREFTTIEYKGKRLAITVCEDLWDDQPIANRFGKNRLYRTSPMEMLAAQNPDLVINIAASPFSHDKVQERLSVFLGNVRRFGLPVVYVNQVGANTDLIFDGSSMVLSSEGEVCLQLKSFEEDFSVVDVEALQPAIVDERTSIARIHDALVLGIRDYFGKMGFRSAVLGLSGGIDSAVVSALAVEALGAENVRVVMMPSRYSTDHSVSDAVVQAQTMNIKYDIVAIEEGYKAFEKMLDPIFGNLPFNVAEENIQARIRGIIVMGISNKFGNLVLNTTNKSEAAVGYGTLYGDMNGSMSILGDVYKTQVYELARYINRNGEIIPENVLVKAPSAELRPDQKDTDSLPDYPILDDILFRYIERQEDEEAIVAAGFDREVVRKVIRLVNMNEYKRFQFAPVLRVSSKAFGFGRKMPLVFRF